Proteins from one Oscillatoria nigro-viridis PCC 7112 genomic window:
- a CDS encoding slr1659 superfamily regulator produces the protein MGIQEIKGEDYSIQYDAESVTVTFQGELSLSGPAEYAPIAELLDEVANGEPPTITLNLKQLEFVNSSGISMLSKFVISVRKKKTIQLLVLGSNDIPWQQKSLRNLEKLLPTLKLELG, from the coding sequence ATGGGCATTCAAGAAATTAAAGGTGAAGATTACAGCATTCAGTACGATGCAGAATCAGTCACAGTCACTTTCCAAGGCGAACTCAGCCTGAGCGGCCCTGCAGAGTATGCACCAATAGCCGAATTGTTAGATGAGGTCGCCAATGGCGAACCGCCTACTATTACCTTGAACCTAAAACAATTGGAATTTGTTAACAGTTCCGGTATCAGTATGCTGTCTAAATTTGTCATTAGCGTCCGAAAAAAGAAAACGATTCAACTTTTGGTATTGGGTTCAAATGATATTCCTTGGCAACAGAAATCTCTCAGAAATTTAGAAAAGCTGTTGCCAACTTTGAAGCTCGAATTAGGGTAG
- a CDS encoding adenylate/guanylate cyclase domain-containing protein codes for MKPQINVARSKSPEELHTQLQELSQKLEEVEDEKNSYETLVDIITQHSTDLENQIRHKNREMQTYIEQVKKVIDAAIAVKNNSFQPQILSDVAARSDALGELAQVFSHMVQTVKAREQELEKLLQAYGRFVPDEFLQFLGKQSIVDFQLGDHVSKEMAIMFSDMRSFTTMAEQMTPQENFDFINNYLQQISPEIRKHNGFIVKYIGDGVMAVFPDGVDDAIQAGIVKLEQLQKYNQSRKINGDIPLKIGIGIHVGDTMVGIIGDVNRMQADALSDHVNLTARLEGLTKYYGVSLLISGDAVQRLSQPEKYHIRFLDRAIVKGRQEAITVCEVLDVEVEPVRSLKIKTLPIFEEGLQEYSQGNFAKAIVCFEQIVALNPDDKPSQLYLKRIQSLLKNSIPANWNGVWKFTQK; via the coding sequence ATGAAACCACAAATAAATGTAGCACGCTCTAAATCTCCCGAAGAACTCCATACCCAGCTACAGGAGTTGAGCCAAAAACTTGAGGAAGTAGAGGATGAAAAAAATAGCTATGAAACCTTAGTAGATATTATCACGCAACACTCCACGGATCTGGAAAATCAGATCCGTCATAAAAATCGAGAGATGCAGACTTACATCGAGCAGGTAAAAAAGGTTATAGATGCAGCTATTGCTGTAAAAAACAATAGCTTTCAACCCCAGATATTGTCAGATGTGGCAGCGCGCAGTGATGCACTGGGAGAACTGGCACAGGTATTTTCTCATATGGTGCAAACGGTGAAAGCGCGGGAACAAGAATTAGAGAAACTTTTGCAGGCTTACGGACGTTTCGTTCCCGATGAATTTCTCCAATTTCTCGGCAAGCAGAGCATAGTTGATTTCCAGCTTGGAGATCACGTGAGCAAAGAGATGGCAATTATGTTTTCCGATATGCGCTCGTTCACCACGATGGCGGAGCAAATGACTCCTCAAGAAAACTTTGACTTCATCAATAACTATTTACAGCAAATTAGTCCCGAAATTCGCAAGCACAACGGTTTTATTGTCAAGTATATTGGAGATGGAGTCATGGCAGTTTTTCCTGATGGCGTTGATGATGCTATTCAGGCAGGAATTGTGAAATTGGAGCAGTTGCAGAAATACAATCAAAGCCGTAAAATAAATGGGGATATACCGCTGAAGATTGGGATTGGTATCCATGTGGGTGATACGATGGTTGGGATTATTGGAGATGTGAATCGGATGCAAGCAGATGCGCTCTCAGATCATGTCAATCTCACCGCTCGTCTGGAAGGTTTGACTAAGTATTATGGCGTATCTTTATTAATTTCTGGAGATGCGGTACAACGTTTGAGTCAACCCGAAAAGTATCATATCCGTTTTTTGGATCGGGCTATTGTCAAAGGTAGACAAGAAGCTATTACAGTTTGTGAGGTGTTAGATGTTGAAGTAGAACCAGTGCGATCGCTCAAAATTAAAACTTTACCTATATTTGAGGAGGGACTCCAAGAATATTCTCAGGGAAATTTTGCTAAGGCTATAGTTTGTTTTGAACAGATAGTAGCCCTAAATCCAGATGACAAGCCCAGTCAACTTTACCTAAAACGCATCCAATCGCTGTTAAAAAATAGTATTCCTGCTAACTGGAATGGCGTGTGGAAATTCACCCAGAAGTGA
- a CDS encoding SpoIIE family protein phosphatase, whose translation MVSEKSAIVSRAGKFRLRNVLVVPFVLQILAAVGCVGYLSYRNGEQIVNDIVSQLRQEVSARVYERVQTYLEAPPLVNQINQDAVPLGVLNFDDLEQARPYFWKQVLQFKSIGHAGIANEKGQYLRVGWVNRLVGLEQPQLAQQLIPGGGDLIYYNLDDNGNPTTIEKTTPNYDVRTRPFYRVAVEKKQAGWSEVYINFGYGTLQINASLPYYDAEGKLIGVLTCQMGLDQIRHFLQTLRVGNSGQVFIIEPQGELIATSVKEQPLSVGTGKDTKRLKAQESSNPLMRQSVIYLLDRFKRLEDIHQTVQLDFKLNGERQFIQVSPLTDKYGLNWLSVVVIPEADFMAQIYANTRQTILLCMVAVIVSVGVGIFTASWITRPLNQIARASEYLAGGALNQNVASSRIWEIETLTNSFNSMARQQQESFETLEDKVKERTSELATATKQIAALNQLLKAENLRMSSELDMLKQMQQLILPKPAELAAIEDLDIAGFMEPASEVGGDYYDVLCTNGVVTICIGDVTGHGLESGILMVMTQAAVRTLQEMQESDSVRFLDTLNRTIYKNIQRMNSDKNMTLALLNYAERKISISGQHEETIVVRRGGKIERINMMDLGFPLGLDEDISDWISHVLVDLEPGDGVVLYTDGIPEARNIHKKFYGIERLCEVVSQNWHLSAEQIKEATIADLRKFIGEQKVFDDITLLVLKQQGNIVHNL comes from the coding sequence ATGGTTTCAGAAAAAAGTGCGATCGTCTCCAGAGCGGGCAAATTCCGCCTCCGCAATGTCTTGGTAGTTCCCTTTGTTCTCCAAATTTTGGCTGCTGTTGGCTGCGTTGGCTATCTCTCTTACAGAAACGGAGAGCAGATAGTCAACGATATTGTTAGTCAGTTGCGCCAGGAAGTGAGTGCGAGAGTTTACGAACGTGTTCAAACCTATTTGGAAGCTCCGCCACTGGTGAATCAGATCAATCAGGATGCTGTACCTTTGGGGGTGTTGAACTTTGACGATTTGGAGCAAGCTAGACCATATTTTTGGAAACAAGTTCTGCAATTTAAATCGATCGGTCACGCGGGAATTGCCAACGAAAAAGGTCAGTACCTGCGTGTGGGTTGGGTCAATCGGCTGGTTGGACTTGAACAACCTCAGCTTGCCCAGCAACTGATTCCGGGGGGTGGCGACTTGATATATTACAACCTTGACGATAATGGAAACCCGACAACAATCGAGAAAACCACCCCCAATTATGATGTTCGCACGCGCCCTTTTTACAGAGTAGCTGTTGAGAAGAAACAGGCAGGTTGGAGTGAAGTTTATATTAATTTTGGCTACGGTACGCTGCAAATTAATGCGAGTCTACCCTATTATGATGCCGAAGGGAAACTAATAGGCGTGCTGACTTGCCAGATGGGACTCGATCAAATTCGCCACTTCCTGCAAACCTTACGTGTGGGCAATTCCGGTCAAGTATTTATCATTGAACCCCAGGGTGAGTTAATAGCCACTTCGGTTAAAGAACAGCCTCTTTCGGTGGGAACAGGCAAAGATACAAAGCGGCTCAAAGCACAGGAAAGCAGCAACCCACTGATGCGTCAAAGTGTGATTTATCTGCTCGATCGCTTCAAGCGTTTGGAAGACATCCATCAAACTGTTCAACTTGACTTTAAGCTAAACGGTGAGCGGCAATTTATCCAAGTTTCTCCGCTAACTGACAAGTACGGTCTCAATTGGCTGAGTGTAGTAGTAATTCCGGAAGCGGACTTTATGGCGCAAATTTATGCTAACACTCGCCAGACCATTTTGCTGTGTATGGTGGCTGTCATTGTCTCTGTTGGAGTGGGTATTTTCACCGCTAGCTGGATTACTCGCCCCCTAAACCAAATTGCTCGAGCTTCAGAATATCTAGCAGGTGGTGCGCTCAACCAGAACGTTGCTTCCAGTCGGATTTGGGAAATTGAAACCTTAACAAATTCCTTTAACAGCATGGCGAGACAACAGCAAGAATCCTTTGAAACTCTAGAAGATAAAGTCAAAGAACGCACCTCTGAACTCGCCACAGCCACTAAACAAATTGCTGCTCTCAACCAGCTCCTGAAAGCGGAAAACCTCCGCATGAGCTCCGAACTCGATATGCTCAAACAAATGCAGCAGTTGATTCTGCCAAAACCTGCTGAACTCGCAGCCATTGAAGATTTAGATATTGCCGGATTTATGGAGCCAGCCTCGGAAGTAGGCGGTGATTACTACGACGTACTTTGTACTAACGGGGTTGTCACTATTTGCATTGGTGATGTCACCGGACACGGATTAGAAAGCGGCATTTTGATGGTGATGACTCAAGCTGCTGTCCGCACTCTTCAGGAAATGCAAGAATCCGACTCTGTGCGTTTTTTAGATACGCTTAACCGCACTATTTATAAAAATATCCAGCGCATGAACTCCGACAAAAATATGACACTAGCTTTGCTCAACTATGCGGAACGCAAAATTAGTATCAGCGGTCAACACGAGGAAACTATCGTAGTCAGAAGAGGCGGTAAAATTGAGCGGATTAACATGATGGATTTAGGATTTCCGCTCGGCTTAGATGAGGATATTTCCGATTGGATCAGCCATGTTTTAGTAGACTTAGAACCGGGGGACGGGGTGGTGCTTTATACTGACGGCATCCCGGAAGCTAGAAATATACACAAAAAATTCTACGGTATCGAAAGACTCTGTGAAGTGGTTTCTCAAAACTGGCATTTGAGCGCCGAACAAATCAAGGAAGCTACCATCGCTGATTTGCGAAAATTTATTGGAGAACAAAAGGTATTTGATGACATTACTTTGCTAGTATTAAAGCAACAGGGAAATATTGTGCATAATTTATGA
- a CDS encoding recombinase family protein has protein sequence MKIIAYSYTEPLLEAAPAPEIWGQEVDRTYQDLGGRQQLQQLLKDCQTEPVKYLLIQRFEELGDTLQQVCSHLAQLENLGVEIIVQAETEPRNRKNLLLILAEIQRSQHSRSIRKGHARNRIKSRIPPGKAPYGYRRGKDCYTIDKTTAPTVKDFFEHFLIYGSLRGSVRYLAKKYNKKISVSTGRRWLTNPAYRGDLEYQNSQVISNTHVPIISREEAAQIDRLLRRNRCLSPRSASAPRSLAGLATCAECKSPMTVAKVTSYRKEKEYLYLRPINCPKQPKCSGLSYDEVLQLTIAGICRDLPDAVAGLQMPNMNGIKAGIVGAIASKQEIIQQLSALIDSGILDTETAEFRAYKIRTEIAELQSKLAQLPPVNLRETAQTVSLPQFWLDLSESERRFYFREFIDRIEIIRENTNWKLQIIFIF, from the coding sequence ATGAAAATCATCGCTTATTCTTACACCGAACCGCTACTCGAAGCAGCACCCGCACCGGAAATTTGGGGTCAAGAAGTCGATCGCACCTATCAAGACTTAGGAGGGCGGCAGCAACTTCAGCAACTCCTCAAAGACTGCCAAACAGAACCAGTCAAATACTTATTAATTCAGCGATTTGAAGAACTAGGCGACACATTGCAGCAAGTGTGTTCGCACCTCGCCCAACTCGAAAACCTCGGCGTCGAAATCATCGTACAAGCAGAAACAGAACCGCGAAACCGCAAAAATTTGCTGCTCATCCTCGCAGAAATCCAGCGCAGCCAACACAGCAGGAGTATTCGCAAAGGGCACGCGCGCAACCGCATCAAATCCCGGATTCCACCGGGTAAGGCTCCTTACGGCTACCGGCGCGGCAAAGATTGTTATACGATCGATAAAACCACCGCCCCCACCGTCAAAGACTTTTTTGAACACTTTTTAATCTACGGTTCATTGCGAGGTTCCGTGCGGTATCTAGCCAAGAAATACAACAAAAAAATCTCTGTAAGTACCGGCCGCCGCTGGCTGACAAATCCCGCCTACCGAGGCGATTTGGAATATCAAAACAGCCAAGTAATTTCTAACACCCACGTCCCGATTATTTCCAGAGAAGAAGCCGCCCAAATAGACAGGTTGCTGCGCCGCAACCGCTGCCTTTCTCCTCGCAGCGCTAGCGCCCCGCGTTCCCTTGCAGGTTTAGCAACTTGTGCAGAATGCAAATCGCCCATGACAGTTGCCAAAGTCACCTCCTACCGCAAAGAAAAAGAATACCTTTATTTGCGACCGATTAACTGTCCAAAACAGCCTAAATGTAGCGGCCTTTCCTACGATGAAGTATTGCAATTAACCATCGCCGGTATTTGTCGGGATTTACCCGATGCTGTTGCTGGGTTGCAAATGCCGAATATGAATGGAATTAAAGCAGGAATTGTCGGGGCGATCGCTTCCAAACAAGAAATCATACAGCAACTTTCCGCCCTGATTGACAGCGGCATATTAGACACCGAAACGGCAGAGTTTAGAGCCTACAAAATCCGCACCGAAATTGCCGAACTGCAAAGCAAATTAGCGCAACTGCCCCCAGTAAATTTGCGAGAAACTGCCCAAACAGTTTCCCTGCCGCAATTTTGGCTCGATTTATCAGAATCAGAACGCAGGTTTTACTTTCGAGAATTTATCGATCGCATTGAAATCATCCGGGAAAATACAAATTGGAAACTGCAAATTATTTTCATTTTTTAA
- a CDS encoding VOC family protein translates to MQITQSLHSAILISNLEQSQHFYSTVLRLQKIDRDLKFPGIWYQIGDFQLHLILGATIIPDAVDHAKWGRNRHLAFSVANLEAAKQQLIAHNCPFQMSASGRSALFTQDPDGNIIELSE, encoded by the coding sequence ATGCAAATTACTCAATCCCTCCACAGCGCCATCCTCATCTCCAACCTGGAACAATCCCAACACTTTTACAGCACCGTACTAAGACTGCAAAAAATCGATCGAGACTTAAAATTTCCCGGAATCTGGTATCAAATCGGCGACTTCCAGCTCCACCTAATTTTAGGTGCAACAATTATCCCAGATGCCGTAGACCATGCCAAATGGGGACGCAACCGACATCTAGCATTTTCTGTTGCTAACTTAGAGGCAGCCAAACAGCAGTTAATCGCTCACAATTGCCCGTTTCAAATGAGCGCGTCAGGTCGATCGGCATTATTTACCCAAGATCCCGACGGCAACATCATCGAACTCAGCGAGTAA
- a CDS encoding adenylate/guanylate cyclase domain-containing protein has protein sequence MDSYQYPTIQPNILVVDDKPDNVRLLSTILTERGYQVRKALNGQRAIATVQEFPPTLILLDVMMPDMNGYEVCAKLKASPKTSSIPVIFLSALDDVIDKVKAFEVGGVDYITKPFQGKEVLARVANQLTIQSQQHLLQEQTKQFQELVERLQNEIKERQGVELALRLAQTKSDHLLLNILPAAIVENLKKGEGSLAQRFDSATVLFADIVDFTSIAARMLPLELVNLLNQIFSMFDQLTEKHGLEKIKTIGDAYMVAGGLPVPRADHVEAIANMALDMQEAIADFQTDRGEPFQIRIGIHTGPVVAGVIGTKKFIYDLWGDTVNVASRMECQGLPGYIQVTTDIYELLKDRYLFEERGTIAIKGKGEMIAYWLKAKKDDSAVETDACQTKSAPSELREYPNTRII, from the coding sequence ATGGACAGCTATCAATATCCTACAATTCAACCCAACATTTTAGTAGTTGATGATAAGCCCGATAATGTGCGGCTTTTATCTACAATCTTGACCGAACGAGGGTATCAGGTTCGTAAAGCGCTGAACGGGCAAAGGGCGATCGCTACAGTGCAAGAGTTTCCGCCGACTCTAATTTTGCTGGACGTGATGATGCCAGACATGAATGGATATGAGGTATGTGCAAAGTTGAAAGCTTCACCAAAAACCAGTTCCATTCCCGTGATTTTCTTAAGCGCCTTAGATGACGTTATAGATAAGGTGAAAGCTTTTGAGGTAGGAGGAGTTGACTATATTACTAAACCTTTTCAAGGTAAAGAAGTATTGGCACGAGTGGCAAATCAGTTAACTATTCAAAGTCAACAACACTTACTTCAAGAGCAAACGAAGCAATTCCAAGAACTTGTCGAACGTTTGCAAAACGAAATTAAAGAGCGGCAGGGGGTGGAGCTAGCTTTACGACTTGCTCAAACAAAGTCGGATCATTTGTTGCTGAATATTTTACCAGCAGCGATTGTTGAAAATTTGAAAAAGGGCGAGGGTTCTCTTGCCCAGAGGTTTGATTCAGCAACAGTTCTTTTTGCCGATATAGTCGATTTTACGTCTATTGCTGCTAGAATGTTACCTCTAGAATTGGTAAATTTACTGAACCAGATTTTTTCAATGTTTGACCAACTAACTGAAAAACACGGTTTGGAAAAAATTAAAACAATTGGAGATGCTTATATGGTAGCGGGGGGGTTGCCTGTGCCGAGGGCAGATCATGTAGAAGCGATCGCAAATATGGCCTTGGATATGCAGGAAGCGATCGCTGATTTTCAAACTGACAGAGGCGAACCATTTCAAATTCGGATTGGCATTCATACAGGGCCCGTAGTTGCCGGCGTAATTGGCACTAAAAAATTTATCTACGACTTGTGGGGAGATACTGTTAATGTTGCTTCTCGGATGGAATGTCAAGGATTACCGGGATATATTCAAGTTACTACTGATATTTACGAACTGTTAAAAGATCGGTATTTATTTGAGGAAAGAGGTACGATCGCGATTAAAGGAAAAGGAGAGATGATTGCCTATTGGCTAAAAGCTAAAAAAGATGATTCGGCGGTTGAAACCGATGCTTGTCAAACGAAGTCCGCTCCTAGCGAACTAAGAGAGTACCCAAATACCCGAATTATTTAA
- a CDS encoding DUF6272 family protein, giving the protein MTSGSLKTMTQIFGEFIEEFPPEHDSLELTFTPSSRPIKQRWRNNRLSAHFVADYLSSFLPVDEEDARSEKRIKESKGAVSYVANELLENAIKFNNDDTHYKVRFGIHFLGEIEVTAVIFASNSVNSQGANKLKEFIEEILDSDPNELYLQQVEKNAESESDTSGLGLLTMINDYSAKIGWKFDRRPDSDTIIVTTVVQIRV; this is encoded by the coding sequence ATGACATCTGGAAGCTTAAAAACAATGACACAAATCTTTGGAGAATTCATTGAAGAATTTCCTCCTGAACACGACTCCCTAGAACTTACATTTACCCCCAGTTCTCGCCCCATCAAACAGCGCTGGCGCAACAACAGGCTTTCAGCTCATTTTGTAGCCGATTATTTGTCTAGCTTTCTACCGGTGGATGAGGAAGATGCTAGGAGCGAGAAACGGATAAAAGAAAGCAAGGGAGCGGTGAGCTACGTAGCCAACGAACTGTTAGAAAATGCGATAAAATTTAATAACGATGATACTCATTACAAGGTCAGATTTGGCATACATTTTCTTGGTGAAATAGAGGTGACTGCGGTAATTTTTGCCAGTAATAGTGTCAATTCACAAGGGGCAAATAAGTTGAAGGAGTTTATTGAAGAAATTCTGGATTCCGATCCAAATGAACTTTATTTGCAGCAGGTTGAAAAGAATGCGGAATCTGAAAGCGATACCTCGGGATTGGGATTGCTGACGATGATTAATGACTATTCAGCTAAGATAGGTTGGAAATTCGATCGCAGGCCAGATAGTGATACCATCATTGTTACGACTGTGGTTCAAATTAGGGTCTAG